GGGCGGCAGGTTGTGCAGAATGGAGTTGGCCGTGTCCCTCCCGTATTGCCAGTAGCCAAAGAACCCAAACGCTGCATAGAAGAGGACCACGAGGACCATGGCCCGATTGAGGACCCCGCAGGAGCCCAGAAAGTTCTCTGGATGCCGCATGCTGCGCTGCAGAGCTAAAATCTAGGGGCGAGCAAACCACAAATGAGTTGACAAAAGGATTCTAAAGGCAATTCCAGAAATATCCTACAACACCGAGAGATTCGATGGCAAACAGAACAGTGCCAAAGAAGAGAGGGAACTGCGTCCAGTGCTGTGTGGCCTGCCGTCCCTCCAAGCTGGGCAAATCCTGCACAAGATACCAGAAAATGATGCCAAAACCTAAAGGAAGACGCGGCGATAGAAAGGATCAAAGATCGAGGACTGAAGCTCCGAAGCTCAATCACCCACTGGCGACAGTCAGGATATTGGAGATGACAGTAAACGGCAACAGATACTTCAGATTCCTCACGAGGAACGTGAGTATCAGTGGGAGGATCAGCAGGGCCATATACAGACGCAGATCCATGGGATAAAGATACAGATCCCCCAAGAATTTTAGGTTCTTGGCTATAAACACAATGTAGACACAGTCCACACCGAAATGATAGGCACACATCAGAATGTCCACGAAGTAACTGAAGAATCGGGATAAATACAGATGGAATATAGTGAGGGCCTGATTGGACAAACCCCAGGGGCCTGCTCATGCAGTGCAGCCATGTGGGGCCATCGAGAAGGGCCAGTTCCATGGTCTCCCTGTAGCTGAGGACTGCCATCCGATGGCGTCTGCACAGATGCTGGATGTCATTCAACTGCAGGATAAGGAACTCCCCAGGATGAGaagggctctggctctggctctgcctctgctctacCTACCAGCACATGCATGGCATACACCACAATGAAGCCAATCAGAACGGTGGCAAGAAGGCCTATTAGCCATCCGGCGTTGTAGAAGGCTCGTGGCATGGCCAGGCATCCAGTGCCAAAGGCACATTTGACCAGATTGAGGAACGTCTCCAGATCCCTAAAGAAACGGTAGAATA
The sequence above is a segment of the Drosophila pseudoobscura strain MV-25-SWS-2005 chromosome X, UCI_Dpse_MV25, whole genome shotgun sequence genome. Coding sequences within it:
- the LOC4813664 gene encoding proton-coupled amino acid transporter-like protein CG1139 isoform X2, producing the protein MPSSQQKQQHQQQKKVRGRRHRLAIRMDPELKRNLVPFHVRALGVAQRSMGSPLVYEAQVLRPDVENTMTDLETFLNLVKCAFGTGCLAMPRAFYNAGWLIGLLATVLIGFIVVYAMHVLLNDIQHLCRRHRMAVLSYRETMELALLDGPTWLHCMSRPLGYFVDILMCAYHFGVDCVYIVFIAKNLKFLGDLYLYPMDLRLYMALLILPLILTFLVRNLKYLLPFTVISNILTVASFGIIFWYLVQDLPSLEGRQATQHWTQFPLFFGTVLFAIESLGVILALQRSMRHPENFLGSCGVLNRAMVLVVLFYAAFGFFGYWQYGRDTANSILHNLPPHEILPQCVMGMFAMAMFFSYALQGYVTVDIIWRGYMRPKLVENVASGRSVEYLVRLALVIASVLVAIGYPDFGLLLSFVGSFCLAQLGLIFPGIVNMCVLYSQGYGYGKILLWRSLFFLVLGLWGGISGTVISVKELNEAYPIVI
- the LOC4813664 gene encoding uncharacterized protein isoform X1 — translated: MPSSQQKQQHQQQKKVRGRRHRLAIRMDPELKRNLVPFHVRALGVAQRSMGSPLVYEAQVLRPDVENTMTDLETFLNLVKCAFGTGCLAMPRAFYNAGWLIGLLATVLIGFIVVYAMHVLLNDIQHLCRRHRMAVLSYRETMELALLDGPTWLHCMSRPLGFVQSGPHYIPSVFIPILQLLRGHSDVCLSFRCGLCLHCVYSQEPKILGGSVSLSHGSASVYGPADPPTDTHVPREESEVSVAVYCHLQYPDCRQFWHHFLVSCAGFAQLGGTAGHTALDAVPSLLWHCSVCHRISRCYFSSAAQHAASRELSGLLRGPQSGHGPRGPLLCSVWVLWLLAIREGHGQLHSAQPAAPRNPATVRDGNVCDGHVLQLRLAGLRHRGHHLAGIHAAQAGGECCLRAIRGVSGAPCPRDCLCAGGHWLSGLWAAPLLCGILLPGTIGAHLSGNRQHVCAVQPGLWLWQDPALAVPLLPRVGPLGGDLWYSDLGEGIE